One stretch of Janibacter limosus DNA includes these proteins:
- a CDS encoding MBL fold metallo-hydrolase → MSAVVAPEPSAPFGQWAGGQASEHAYCLLQGNPGPMTLDGTNTWVLMTPGGTEAIVIDPGEDEAAHQQRVVEHVTGLGARVTRIVLTHGHLDHSEGAPRLARLTGAPVQAVGRGHDDLGDGDVLTAGELDVRVVATPGHTSDSISFALAADHALLTGDTVLGRGTTMVAHPDGELAAYLDSLERIKALTGDGEVAAILPGHGPTVPDAGAMVDFYRVHRRERLEQVRAAMADGAADADAVVATVYADVDRSVWPAAKLSVLAQMRYLDA, encoded by the coding sequence GTGAGCGCGGTGGTCGCCCCCGAGCCGTCGGCTCCCTTCGGGCAGTGGGCGGGAGGTCAGGCGAGCGAGCACGCGTACTGCCTCCTCCAGGGCAACCCGGGACCCATGACACTCGACGGGACCAACACCTGGGTCCTCATGACGCCCGGGGGCACCGAGGCGATCGTGATCGACCCGGGCGAGGACGAGGCCGCGCACCAGCAGCGGGTCGTCGAGCACGTGACCGGGCTCGGGGCGCGGGTCACCCGGATCGTGCTCACCCACGGGCACCTCGACCACAGCGAGGGCGCACCGCGACTGGCGCGACTGACCGGGGCCCCGGTGCAGGCCGTGGGGCGCGGCCACGACGACCTCGGCGACGGTGACGTCCTGACCGCCGGTGAGCTCGACGTGCGCGTCGTGGCCACCCCGGGACACACCTCGGACTCCATCTCCTTCGCGCTCGCCGCAGACCACGCCCTCCTCACCGGCGACACCGTCCTCGGTCGCGGCACGACGATGGTCGCCCACCCCGACGGGGAGCTGGCGGCCTACCTCGACTCGCTCGAGCGCATCAAGGCGCTCACCGGTGACGGCGAGGTCGCCGCCATCCTGCCCGGCCACGGGCCCACCGTCCCCGATGCTGGCGCCATGGTCGACTTCTACCGGGTGCACCGTCGTGAGCGACTCGAGCAGGTCCGCGCGGCGATGGCTGACGGCGCGGCTGACGCCGACGCCGTGGTCGCGACCGTCTACGCAGACGTCGACCGGTCGGTGTGGCCGGCCGCGAAGCTGTCCGTGCTGGCTCAGATGCGGTACCTCGACGCCTGA
- a CDS encoding Crp/Fnr family transcriptional regulator, with translation MNLDVVRRAPLFATLDDADAAEVMATMTPVRMERGDVLFNEGDQGDRLYVITEGKIKLGRSSTDGRENLLAILGPSEMLGELSLFDPGARTATATAVAETQLIGLGNEQLSQLLGAHPRIAGTLLSALARRLRRTNENLADLVFTDVPGRVAKALLELSQRFGRPVEDGVMVAHDLTQEELAQLVGASRETVNKALADFASRGWLRLEARAVLLTDVERLQRRAR, from the coding sequence GTGAACCTCGATGTCGTACGCCGCGCCCCGCTCTTCGCGACCCTTGACGACGCCGACGCCGCTGAGGTGATGGCGACGATGACCCCTGTGCGCATGGAGCGCGGGGACGTCCTCTTCAACGAGGGCGACCAAGGTGATCGCCTCTACGTGATCACGGAGGGCAAGATCAAGCTTGGTCGTTCCTCCACCGACGGCAGGGAGAACCTGCTGGCGATCCTCGGCCCCTCCGAGATGCTCGGCGAGCTGAGCCTCTTCGACCCGGGGGCGCGCACCGCCACCGCGACGGCTGTCGCCGAGACGCAGCTCATCGGCCTGGGCAACGAGCAGCTGAGCCAGCTGCTCGGAGCCCACCCGCGTATCGCCGGCACGCTCCTGTCGGCTCTCGCGCGCCGCCTGCGCCGTACCAACGAAAACCTGGCGGACCTCGTCTTCACCGATGTCCCGGGACGCGTCGCCAAGGCCCTGCTCGAGCTGAGCCAACGCTTCGGCCGCCCTGTCGAGGACGGGGTGATGGTCGCCCACGACCTCACCCAGGAGGAGCTCGCCCAGCTGGTCGGCGCCTCCCGCGAGACGGTCAACAAGGCCCTGGCCGACTTCGCCTCCCGCGGATGGCTTCGCCTCGAGGCCCGCGCGGTCCTGCTCACCGACGTCGAGCGCCTCCAGCGCCGCGCCCGCTGA
- the nth gene encoding endonuclease III yields the protein MSVVREESPLALTRRARRMYRTLHERYPYAHCELDFDSPLQLLVATVLSAQTTDVTVNKVTPTLFARWPTAADLAGADRTEMEEVLRPTGFFRAKTNSVIKLGIALVEDHDGEVPPRLKDLVKLPGVGRKTANVVLGNAFGVPGITVDTHFGRLARRMGWTEEEDPVKVEHAVGELVPRRDWTMLSHVLIFHGRRTCHARRPACGACPVAQWCPSYGIGETDPDKAAKLLKYELAPGVLTPAAQPATEDS from the coding sequence GTGTCTGTCGTGCGCGAGGAGTCCCCGCTGGCCCTGACCCGTCGTGCCCGGCGGATGTACCGCACGCTGCACGAGCGGTATCCCTACGCTCACTGCGAGCTCGACTTCGACAGCCCGCTGCAGCTGCTGGTCGCCACGGTCCTGTCCGCGCAGACCACGGACGTGACGGTCAACAAGGTGACGCCGACCCTCTTCGCCAGGTGGCCCACGGCGGCCGACCTCGCCGGCGCGGACCGGACCGAGATGGAGGAGGTCCTGCGTCCGACCGGCTTCTTCCGGGCCAAGACCAACTCCGTCATCAAGCTCGGTATCGCCCTCGTGGAGGACCACGACGGGGAGGTCCCGCCCCGGCTGAAGGATCTGGTCAAGCTCCCGGGAGTGGGTCGTAAGACGGCGAATGTGGTGCTGGGCAATGCCTTCGGCGTCCCGGGGATCACGGTGGACACCCACTTCGGTCGGCTGGCCCGCCGGATGGGGTGGACCGAGGAGGAGGACCCGGTCAAGGTCGAGCACGCCGTCGGCGAGCTCGTCCCGCGCCGGGACTGGACGATGCTCAGCCACGTGCTGATCTTCCACGGCAGGCGCACCTGCCATGCCCGGCGACCGGCGTGCGGCGCCTGCCCCGTGGCGCAGTGGTGCCCCTCCTACGGCATCGGTGAGACCGATCCGGACAAGGCCGCGAAGCTGCTGAAGTACGAGCTGGCCCCCGGTGTCCTGACCCCCGCTGCGCAGCCTGCGACGGAGGACTCGTGA
- a CDS encoding NUDIX hydrolase, which produces MSTPEVPPEWLLAAESSLRADLPGWFTQFAPPAGAPRRSAVLMLVAAGEMGHDIVLTERSGSLRSHASQVSFPGGRLDPGETAVEAALRETWEEVGAEPAGIDIVGSFPDLWLGPSENAVTPVLGWWREPGTLRVVDPGEVARVERIPVADLVDPANRFMVKGPSGFTGPGFEVADLFVWGFTAQLLSVLLDAAGLSQPWDEGVRRRLPWRFVRQYLTGTGGRRPTRR; this is translated from the coding sequence GTGAGCACGCCAGAGGTCCCGCCCGAGTGGCTGCTCGCGGCGGAGTCGTCCCTGCGCGCCGACCTGCCGGGATGGTTCACGCAGTTCGCACCACCGGCTGGTGCGCCACGTCGGTCCGCGGTGCTCATGCTCGTCGCTGCGGGGGAGATGGGGCACGACATCGTGCTCACCGAGCGCTCCGGCAGCCTGCGCAGCCACGCCAGCCAGGTCTCCTTCCCCGGAGGCAGGCTCGACCCGGGGGAGACCGCAGTCGAGGCGGCCCTGCGGGAGACGTGGGAGGAGGTCGGTGCGGAGCCGGCAGGTATCGACATCGTCGGGTCCTTCCCGGACCTCTGGCTCGGTCCGAGCGAGAACGCCGTGACCCCGGTCCTCGGGTGGTGGCGCGAGCCGGGGACCTTGCGCGTCGTCGACCCCGGGGAGGTCGCCCGGGTCGAGCGGATCCCGGTCGCCGACCTCGTGGATCCCGCCAACCGGTTCATGGTCAAGGGCCCCAGCGGCTTCACCGGCCCGGGCTTCGAGGTGGCCGACCTCTTCGTGTGGGGCTTCACGGCACAGCTGCTCAGCGTGCTGCTGGACGCCGCTGGCCTGAGCCAGCCGTGGGACGAAGGAGTGCGCCGTCGTCTGCCGTGGCGCTTTGTCCGTCAGTACCTCACCGGGACGGGTGGGCGACGGCCAACCAGGCGATGA
- a CDS encoding alpha/beta fold hydrolase, whose product MALAGSGPLVVLVHGYPQFWWAWRHQIPALASAGYRVAAVDLRGFGASDKPPTGYDAPTACDDLAAIIRSLGADDAAIVGLGLGAWITWSMPTHQPAVTTAIAPIGMPHPAIFHRAMWRHPLQWRANQYLRAMQAPFASERQALTVTRRLRAWSGPDHGWITAETADRYTEAMAVPFAGQAAAEYHRWFYRCRLTPTGVRYLHRVGASIDTPVLHLQGEQDPTSLPVMGQESRRFVDAAMTLTDIPGVGHFLPEEAPEAVSSALIAWLAVAHPSR is encoded by the coding sequence GTGGCACTCGCCGGCAGCGGTCCGCTGGTGGTCCTCGTCCACGGCTACCCGCAGTTCTGGTGGGCCTGGCGCCACCAGATCCCCGCGCTGGCGTCTGCGGGCTATCGAGTTGCCGCCGTCGACCTGAGAGGCTTCGGCGCGAGCGACAAGCCCCCAACCGGGTACGACGCACCGACGGCCTGCGACGACCTCGCGGCCATCATCCGCAGCCTGGGCGCCGACGACGCCGCGATCGTCGGTCTGGGCCTCGGCGCGTGGATCACGTGGAGCATGCCGACCCACCAGCCGGCGGTCACCACCGCCATCGCCCCGATCGGGATGCCGCACCCCGCGATCTTCCACCGGGCGATGTGGCGCCACCCCCTGCAGTGGCGCGCCAACCAGTACCTCCGGGCTATGCAGGCCCCCTTCGCCTCCGAACGCCAGGCGCTGACCGTCACCCGACGCCTGCGGGCCTGGTCGGGACCGGATCACGGCTGGATCACCGCCGAGACCGCCGACCGCTACACCGAGGCGATGGCCGTCCCCTTCGCCGGGCAGGCTGCCGCGGAGTACCACCGGTGGTTCTACCGGTGCCGGCTCACCCCTACCGGGGTCCGCTACCTGCACCGGGTCGGCGCGAGCATCGACACCCCGGTCCTGCACCTGCAGGGCGAGCAGGACCCGACCTCGCTGCCGGTCATGGGTCAGGAGAGCCGTCGCTTCGTCGATGCAGCGATGACGTTGACCGACATCCCGGGTGTGGGCCACTTCCTCCCCGAGGAGGCCCCCGAGGCGGTCAGCTCGGCGCTCATCGCCTGGTTGGCCGTCGCCCACCCGTCCCGGTGA
- a CDS encoding phage holin family protein produces MSNDHARTASTDPAARRLVGQPAPGETERSVGQLVADASHDISALVQSEIQLAKSEVTKGLSFGGKGAGLLGAAGFVALLGLIFLFHTLAQVIAIWLPMWAGYLIITVLLFVIAAIAGLLGLKALKKAKANTVPQKAIRNAQETVAAIKPRS; encoded by the coding sequence ATGAGCAACGATCACGCCCGCACCGCCAGCACCGACCCCGCCGCCCGGCGTCTCGTCGGTCAGCCCGCTCCGGGCGAGACCGAGCGCTCTGTCGGCCAGCTCGTCGCCGACGCGTCGCACGACATCTCGGCCCTGGTCCAGAGCGAGATCCAGCTCGCCAAGTCCGAGGTCACCAAGGGCCTGTCCTTCGGTGGCAAGGGCGCGGGCCTCCTCGGCGCCGCCGGCTTCGTCGCCCTGCTCGGGCTGATCTTCCTCTTCCACACCCTGGCCCAGGTCATCGCGATCTGGCTTCCCATGTGGGCGGGCTACCTCATCATCACGGTGCTGCTCTTCGTCATCGCAGCCATCGCCGGTCTCCTCGGCCTCAAGGCGCTGAAGAAGGCCAAGGCCAACACCGTCCCGCAGAAGGCGATCCGCAACGCGCAGGAGACGGTCGCCGCCATCAAGCCGCGCAGCTGA